Proteins from one Nicotiana tabacum cultivar K326 chromosome 23, ASM71507v2, whole genome shotgun sequence genomic window:
- the LOC107766293 gene encoding sodium/hydrogen exchanger 8-like isoform X1, with protein MASVEEGPLPYNLWEGEKSSSSNSNPTDAVIFAGISLLIGVSCRTLLRRTFIPYTVVLLIIGTALGSLEFGSNYPLGKLGNGIRICADIDADLLLAVFLPILIFEGAFSMEVHQIKKCMAQMLLLAGPGVLISTVLIGAAVKLAFPYDWNWKTSLLLGAILSATDPVAVVALLKDLGASKKLSTIVEGESMMNDGAAIVVYQLFYRMVLGKSFGWVAVLEYLAQGSLGAVIIGLVFGMASLFWLRFVYNDTLIDFSLALTVSYIAYYTAQEQAEASGILTLVALGMVFAMSKDTHTAGGKQSLHEFWEMIAYIANTLIFILSGVIIAQSIFSIRNFDDNTGRSWGYIFLIYIILQVSRAIVVFVFYPALRYFGYGLNWKEATIVIWSGLRGAVGLALSLSVKSASGDPKYLSAETGAMFVFLTGGSVLLTLIINGSTAQLLLSLFGMDALSKSEETMVNYAKHQLLRKAEEFSRICSGRDNPFDWITVGGYATCIKDVCEDTIWPPCTTNNSYLDIDDMKTMRVCFLKATREAYWSTFNEGRTTESTISVLMESVDEAIDLATQGLHDWNYISTRLKFPGYCKFFTNVCPPRLTRWFVLKKLQDSCHICSAFIHAHRIARQLLLDYTGDNGNAAIVIAESEAEELEARKFLESVKNSMPEILHQAESRQVTFSMLKCLDECLNDMEKEGILTEKVVLHIHDLLQNDLEKLSRSPPSVRFPKLGDVISIHPLFLNLSPAIRYDLERSSKVILKTPGCTLYTKGSKLTSVWLIGNGSVTSKRSPFPFHCPVDSTYARGSILGLYEALVGKPYLCDMVTNSVALCIKIKLESIISLLAQGNGVEELLWKECTIAVAKLLAPDMFKKFSMQEVRGIVDERSVMNTFSSQEIIETSHHSINFLLSGCLRDQTTEQLIECPAILPCSILNESVPYARANVMGESSGSYSKYKVVKEARIVRVDNISA; from the exons ATGGCGAGTGTGGAGGAAGGTCCATTGCCATACAATTTATGGGAAGGGGAGAAGAGCAGCTCGTCGAATTCGAATCCAACAGATGCAGTTATATTTGCGGGAATCAGTTTGTTAATAGGAGTTTCATGCAGAACTCTCCTTCGCCGTACTTTTATTCCTTACACTGTCGTTTTGCTCATCATTGGCACCGCCCTCGGCTCTCTCG AATTTGGGAGTAATTATCCACTGGGAAAGCTTGGGAATGGAATTCGAATAT GTGCAGATATAGATGCTGATCTTCTATTAGCTGTATTCCTCCCTATACTGATTTTTGAAGGCGCATTCTCCATGGAGGTGCACCAAATAAAG AAATGTATGGCACAAATGCTTTTGCTTGCTGGTCCTGGTGTACTGATTTCAACTGTTCTGATCGGTGCTGCTGTGAAG CTTGCTTTTCCATATGACTGGAATTGGAAAACATCATTATTGTTGGGGGCAATTCTTAGTGCTACTGATCCTGTGGCTGTTGTCGCGCTGCTTAAAGATCTGGGAGCTAGTAAAAAGTTGAGCACAATTGTTGAAGGAGAATCTATGATGAATGATGG GGCAGCTATTGTGGTTTACCAGCTTTTCTATCGAATGGTTCTTGGGAAAAGCTTTGGCTGGGTTGCAGTGCTGGAATATCTTGCACAAGGCTCACTTGGAGC TGTCATCATCGGACTTGTGTTTGGAATGGCATCTCTTTTCTGGCTTCGGTTTGTATACAATGATACATTGATAGACTTTTCATTGGCTCTTACCGTGAGCTACATTGCTTACTACACA GCTCAAGAGCAAGCTGAAGCTTCTGGTATCTTGACTCTTGTAGCACTTGGGAT GGTTTTCGCAATGTCAAAGGATACCCATACAGCTGGTGGAAAGCAGAGCTTGCATGAGTTTTG GGAAATGATTGCCTAcattgcgaatactttaatattcatCTTGAG CGGAGTTATCATAGCTCAAAGCATCTTCAGTATCAGAAATTTCGACGACAATACAG GGAGATCTTGGGGCTATATCTTTCTTATCTACATCATTCTTCAAGTATCTCGAGCCATCGTTGTTTTTGTGTTTTACCCTGCCCTTCGCTACTTTGGTTATGGTTTGAATTGGAAAGAAGCTACCATTGTCATATGGTCTGGTTTGAGAGGAGCTGTCGGTTTGGCACTCTCCTTATCTGTTAAA AGTGCTAGTGGCGATCCAAAGTATCTCAGTGCAGAAACTGGAGCTATG TTTGTTTTCCTTACTGGTGGAAGTGTGTTACTGACACTCATTATCAATGGATCTACTGCACAATTACTTCTAAGTCTCTTTGGTATGGACGCTCTATCAAAAAGTGAG GAAACCATGGTCAATTATGCAAAACATCAACTATTGAGAAAGGCTGAAGAGTTTTCTAGAATCTGTAGTGGACGCGATAATCCTTTCGATTGGATCACTGTTGGAGGTTATGCCACATGCATAAAGGATGTCTGTGAAGACACAATTTGGCCTCCCTGTACCACCAACAATAGCTATCTAGATATAGATGATATGAAGACTATGAGAGTATGCTTTCTGAAAG CTACTCGTGAGGCGTACTGGTCAACATTCAATGAGGGGAGGACAACTGAATCCACTATCAGTGTTTTGATGGAATCAGTGGATGAGGCAATTGATCTGGCTACTCAGGGATTGCATGACTGGAATTATATTTCTACTCGCCTCAAGTTTCCGGGATATTGTAAATTTTTCACAAATGTTTGTCCTCCGAGGCTAACAAGGTGGTTTGTGCTAAAGAAATTACAGGATAGTTGTCATATATGCTCTGCATTTATCCATGCTCACAGAATCGCAAGACAGCTTCTTCTTGACTATACTG GTGACAATGGAAATGCTGCAATTGTTATTGCTGAAAGTGAAGCCGAAGAACTAGAAGCAAGGAAGTTTCTAGAATCTGTCAAGAATTCAATGCCTGAG ATCTTACATCAAGCGGAATCAAGGCAAGTTACATTTTCAATGCTGAAGTGTCTGGATGAATGTCTCAATGATATGGAGAAAGAAGGGATTTTAACTGAGAAAGTTGTGCTGCATATACATGATTTGCTTCAG AATGACCTTGAAAAGCTCTCGAGAAGTCCTCCTTCAGTAAGATTCCCAAAGCTAGGAGATGTCATAAGTATCCATCCTTTGTTTTTAAACCTTTCTCCTGCTATTCGATATGATCTGGAACGCTCCTCGAAGGTCATATTGAAGACACCAGGTTGTACACTCTACACGAAGGGTTCCAAGCTGACGAGTGTCTGGCTGATAGGAAATGGATCAGTTACG TCGAAAAGGAGCCCGTTTCCTTTTCATTGTCCTGTGGATTCAACATATGCTCGAGGAAGTATTTTAGGTCTATATGAGGCTCTTGTCGGAAAGCCATATTTGTGTGATATGGTGACAAATTCTGTGGCTCTCTGCATCAAAATTAAGCTGGAGTCAATCATTTCACTACTGGCCCAGGGCAATGGAGTGGAAGAATTGTTATGGAAG GAGTGCACCATTGCTGTTGCTAAGCTCTTGGCGCCTGATATGTTCAAGAAATTCTCAATGCAAGAAGTAAGAGGTATTGTTGATGAAAGATCGGTCATGAATACTTTCTCAAGTCAAGAAATAATAGAAACTTCTCATCATTCCATCAACTTCCTGTTAAGCGGTTGCTTGAGAGATCAAACTACCGAGCAACTAATTGAATGCCCAGCAATATTGCCATGTTCCATTTTGAATGAAAGCGTCCCTTATGCCCGTGCCAACGTAATGG GTGAGAGTTCTGGATCATATTCAAAGTACAAAGTTGTAAAAGAAGCAAGGATAGTTCGTGTAGACAACATTTCAGCATAA
- the LOC107766293 gene encoding sodium/hydrogen exchanger 8-like isoform X2, translated as MASVEEGPLPYNLWEGEKSSSSNSNPTDAVIFAGISLLIGVSCRTLLRRTFIPYTVVLLIIGTALGSLEFGSNYPLGKLGNGIRICADIDADLLLAVFLPILIFEGAFSMEVHQIKKCMAQMLLLAGPGVLISTVLIGAAVKLAFPYDWNWKTSLLLGAILSATDPVAVVALLKDLGASKKLSTIVEGESMMNDGAAIVVYQLFYRMVLGKSFGWVAVLEYLAQGSLGAVIIGLVFGMASLFWLRFVYNDTLIDFSLALTVSYIAYYTAQEQAEASGILTLVALGMVFAMSKDTHTAGGKQSLHEFWEMIAYIANTLIFILSGVIIAQSIFSIRNFDDNTGRSWGYIFLIYIILQVSRAIVVFVFYPALRYFGYGLNWKEATIVIWSGLRGAVGLALSLSVKSASGDPKYLSAETGAMFVFLTGGSVLLTLIINGSTAQLLLSLFGMDALSKSEETMVNYAKHQLLRKAEEFSRICSGRDNPFDWITVGGYATCIKDVCEDTIWPPCTTNNSYLDIDDMKTMRVCFLKATREAYWSTFNEGRTTESTISVLMESVDEAIDLATQGLHDWNYISTRLKFPGYCKFFTNVCPPRLTRWFVLKKLQDSCHICSAFIHAHRIARQLLLDYTGDNGNAAIVIAESEAEELEARKFLESVKNSMPEILHQAESRQVTFSMLKCLDECLNDMEKEGILTEKVVLHIHDLLQVILKTPGCTLYTKGSKLTSVWLIGNGSVTSKRSPFPFHCPVDSTYARGSILGLYEALVGKPYLCDMVTNSVALCIKIKLESIISLLAQGNGVEELLWKECTIAVAKLLAPDMFKKFSMQEVRGIVDERSVMNTFSSQEIIETSHHSINFLLSGCLRDQTTEQLIECPAILPCSILNESVPYARANVMGESSGSYSKYKVVKEARIVRVDNISA; from the exons ATGGCGAGTGTGGAGGAAGGTCCATTGCCATACAATTTATGGGAAGGGGAGAAGAGCAGCTCGTCGAATTCGAATCCAACAGATGCAGTTATATTTGCGGGAATCAGTTTGTTAATAGGAGTTTCATGCAGAACTCTCCTTCGCCGTACTTTTATTCCTTACACTGTCGTTTTGCTCATCATTGGCACCGCCCTCGGCTCTCTCG AATTTGGGAGTAATTATCCACTGGGAAAGCTTGGGAATGGAATTCGAATAT GTGCAGATATAGATGCTGATCTTCTATTAGCTGTATTCCTCCCTATACTGATTTTTGAAGGCGCATTCTCCATGGAGGTGCACCAAATAAAG AAATGTATGGCACAAATGCTTTTGCTTGCTGGTCCTGGTGTACTGATTTCAACTGTTCTGATCGGTGCTGCTGTGAAG CTTGCTTTTCCATATGACTGGAATTGGAAAACATCATTATTGTTGGGGGCAATTCTTAGTGCTACTGATCCTGTGGCTGTTGTCGCGCTGCTTAAAGATCTGGGAGCTAGTAAAAAGTTGAGCACAATTGTTGAAGGAGAATCTATGATGAATGATGG GGCAGCTATTGTGGTTTACCAGCTTTTCTATCGAATGGTTCTTGGGAAAAGCTTTGGCTGGGTTGCAGTGCTGGAATATCTTGCACAAGGCTCACTTGGAGC TGTCATCATCGGACTTGTGTTTGGAATGGCATCTCTTTTCTGGCTTCGGTTTGTATACAATGATACATTGATAGACTTTTCATTGGCTCTTACCGTGAGCTACATTGCTTACTACACA GCTCAAGAGCAAGCTGAAGCTTCTGGTATCTTGACTCTTGTAGCACTTGGGAT GGTTTTCGCAATGTCAAAGGATACCCATACAGCTGGTGGAAAGCAGAGCTTGCATGAGTTTTG GGAAATGATTGCCTAcattgcgaatactttaatattcatCTTGAG CGGAGTTATCATAGCTCAAAGCATCTTCAGTATCAGAAATTTCGACGACAATACAG GGAGATCTTGGGGCTATATCTTTCTTATCTACATCATTCTTCAAGTATCTCGAGCCATCGTTGTTTTTGTGTTTTACCCTGCCCTTCGCTACTTTGGTTATGGTTTGAATTGGAAAGAAGCTACCATTGTCATATGGTCTGGTTTGAGAGGAGCTGTCGGTTTGGCACTCTCCTTATCTGTTAAA AGTGCTAGTGGCGATCCAAAGTATCTCAGTGCAGAAACTGGAGCTATG TTTGTTTTCCTTACTGGTGGAAGTGTGTTACTGACACTCATTATCAATGGATCTACTGCACAATTACTTCTAAGTCTCTTTGGTATGGACGCTCTATCAAAAAGTGAG GAAACCATGGTCAATTATGCAAAACATCAACTATTGAGAAAGGCTGAAGAGTTTTCTAGAATCTGTAGTGGACGCGATAATCCTTTCGATTGGATCACTGTTGGAGGTTATGCCACATGCATAAAGGATGTCTGTGAAGACACAATTTGGCCTCCCTGTACCACCAACAATAGCTATCTAGATATAGATGATATGAAGACTATGAGAGTATGCTTTCTGAAAG CTACTCGTGAGGCGTACTGGTCAACATTCAATGAGGGGAGGACAACTGAATCCACTATCAGTGTTTTGATGGAATCAGTGGATGAGGCAATTGATCTGGCTACTCAGGGATTGCATGACTGGAATTATATTTCTACTCGCCTCAAGTTTCCGGGATATTGTAAATTTTTCACAAATGTTTGTCCTCCGAGGCTAACAAGGTGGTTTGTGCTAAAGAAATTACAGGATAGTTGTCATATATGCTCTGCATTTATCCATGCTCACAGAATCGCAAGACAGCTTCTTCTTGACTATACTG GTGACAATGGAAATGCTGCAATTGTTATTGCTGAAAGTGAAGCCGAAGAACTAGAAGCAAGGAAGTTTCTAGAATCTGTCAAGAATTCAATGCCTGAG ATCTTACATCAAGCGGAATCAAGGCAAGTTACATTTTCAATGCTGAAGTGTCTGGATGAATGTCTCAATGATATGGAGAAAGAAGGGATTTTAACTGAGAAAGTTGTGCTGCATATACATGATTTGCTTCAG GTCATATTGAAGACACCAGGTTGTACACTCTACACGAAGGGTTCCAAGCTGACGAGTGTCTGGCTGATAGGAAATGGATCAGTTACG TCGAAAAGGAGCCCGTTTCCTTTTCATTGTCCTGTGGATTCAACATATGCTCGAGGAAGTATTTTAGGTCTATATGAGGCTCTTGTCGGAAAGCCATATTTGTGTGATATGGTGACAAATTCTGTGGCTCTCTGCATCAAAATTAAGCTGGAGTCAATCATTTCACTACTGGCCCAGGGCAATGGAGTGGAAGAATTGTTATGGAAG GAGTGCACCATTGCTGTTGCTAAGCTCTTGGCGCCTGATATGTTCAAGAAATTCTCAATGCAAGAAGTAAGAGGTATTGTTGATGAAAGATCGGTCATGAATACTTTCTCAAGTCAAGAAATAATAGAAACTTCTCATCATTCCATCAACTTCCTGTTAAGCGGTTGCTTGAGAGATCAAACTACCGAGCAACTAATTGAATGCCCAGCAATATTGCCATGTTCCATTTTGAATGAAAGCGTCCCTTATGCCCGTGCCAACGTAATGG GTGAGAGTTCTGGATCATATTCAAAGTACAAAGTTGTAAAAGAAGCAAGGATAGTTCGTGTAGACAACATTTCAGCATAA
- the LOC107766293 gene encoding sodium/hydrogen exchanger 7-like isoform X3 → MEVHQIKKCMAQMLLLAGPGVLISTVLIGAAVKLAFPYDWNWKTSLLLGAILSATDPVAVVALLKDLGASKKLSTIVEGESMMNDGAAIVVYQLFYRMVLGKSFGWVAVLEYLAQGSLGAVIIGLVFGMASLFWLRFVYNDTLIDFSLALTVSYIAYYTAQEQAEASGILTLVALGMVFAMSKDTHTAGGKQSLHEFWEMIAYIANTLIFILSGVIIAQSIFSIRNFDDNTGRSWGYIFLIYIILQVSRAIVVFVFYPALRYFGYGLNWKEATIVIWSGLRGAVGLALSLSVKSASGDPKYLSAETGAMFVFLTGGSVLLTLIINGSTAQLLLSLFGMDALSKSEETMVNYAKHQLLRKAEEFSRICSGRDNPFDWITVGGYATCIKDVCEDTIWPPCTTNNSYLDIDDMKTMRVCFLKATREAYWSTFNEGRTTESTISVLMESVDEAIDLATQGLHDWNYISTRLKFPGYCKFFTNVCPPRLTRWFVLKKLQDSCHICSAFIHAHRIARQLLLDYTGDNGNAAIVIAESEAEELEARKFLESVKNSMPEILHQAESRQVTFSMLKCLDECLNDMEKEGILTEKVVLHIHDLLQNDLEKLSRSPPSVRFPKLGDVISIHPLFLNLSPAIRYDLERSSKVILKTPGCTLYTKGSKLTSVWLIGNGSVTSKRSPFPFHCPVDSTYARGSILGLYEALVGKPYLCDMVTNSVALCIKIKLESIISLLAQGNGVEELLWKECTIAVAKLLAPDMFKKFSMQEVRGIVDERSVMNTFSSQEIIETSHHSINFLLSGCLRDQTTEQLIECPAILPCSILNESVPYARANVMGESSGSYSKYKVVKEARIVRVDNISA, encoded by the exons ATGGAGGTGCACCAAATAAAG AAATGTATGGCACAAATGCTTTTGCTTGCTGGTCCTGGTGTACTGATTTCAACTGTTCTGATCGGTGCTGCTGTGAAG CTTGCTTTTCCATATGACTGGAATTGGAAAACATCATTATTGTTGGGGGCAATTCTTAGTGCTACTGATCCTGTGGCTGTTGTCGCGCTGCTTAAAGATCTGGGAGCTAGTAAAAAGTTGAGCACAATTGTTGAAGGAGAATCTATGATGAATGATGG GGCAGCTATTGTGGTTTACCAGCTTTTCTATCGAATGGTTCTTGGGAAAAGCTTTGGCTGGGTTGCAGTGCTGGAATATCTTGCACAAGGCTCACTTGGAGC TGTCATCATCGGACTTGTGTTTGGAATGGCATCTCTTTTCTGGCTTCGGTTTGTATACAATGATACATTGATAGACTTTTCATTGGCTCTTACCGTGAGCTACATTGCTTACTACACA GCTCAAGAGCAAGCTGAAGCTTCTGGTATCTTGACTCTTGTAGCACTTGGGAT GGTTTTCGCAATGTCAAAGGATACCCATACAGCTGGTGGAAAGCAGAGCTTGCATGAGTTTTG GGAAATGATTGCCTAcattgcgaatactttaatattcatCTTGAG CGGAGTTATCATAGCTCAAAGCATCTTCAGTATCAGAAATTTCGACGACAATACAG GGAGATCTTGGGGCTATATCTTTCTTATCTACATCATTCTTCAAGTATCTCGAGCCATCGTTGTTTTTGTGTTTTACCCTGCCCTTCGCTACTTTGGTTATGGTTTGAATTGGAAAGAAGCTACCATTGTCATATGGTCTGGTTTGAGAGGAGCTGTCGGTTTGGCACTCTCCTTATCTGTTAAA AGTGCTAGTGGCGATCCAAAGTATCTCAGTGCAGAAACTGGAGCTATG TTTGTTTTCCTTACTGGTGGAAGTGTGTTACTGACACTCATTATCAATGGATCTACTGCACAATTACTTCTAAGTCTCTTTGGTATGGACGCTCTATCAAAAAGTGAG GAAACCATGGTCAATTATGCAAAACATCAACTATTGAGAAAGGCTGAAGAGTTTTCTAGAATCTGTAGTGGACGCGATAATCCTTTCGATTGGATCACTGTTGGAGGTTATGCCACATGCATAAAGGATGTCTGTGAAGACACAATTTGGCCTCCCTGTACCACCAACAATAGCTATCTAGATATAGATGATATGAAGACTATGAGAGTATGCTTTCTGAAAG CTACTCGTGAGGCGTACTGGTCAACATTCAATGAGGGGAGGACAACTGAATCCACTATCAGTGTTTTGATGGAATCAGTGGATGAGGCAATTGATCTGGCTACTCAGGGATTGCATGACTGGAATTATATTTCTACTCGCCTCAAGTTTCCGGGATATTGTAAATTTTTCACAAATGTTTGTCCTCCGAGGCTAACAAGGTGGTTTGTGCTAAAGAAATTACAGGATAGTTGTCATATATGCTCTGCATTTATCCATGCTCACAGAATCGCAAGACAGCTTCTTCTTGACTATACTG GTGACAATGGAAATGCTGCAATTGTTATTGCTGAAAGTGAAGCCGAAGAACTAGAAGCAAGGAAGTTTCTAGAATCTGTCAAGAATTCAATGCCTGAG ATCTTACATCAAGCGGAATCAAGGCAAGTTACATTTTCAATGCTGAAGTGTCTGGATGAATGTCTCAATGATATGGAGAAAGAAGGGATTTTAACTGAGAAAGTTGTGCTGCATATACATGATTTGCTTCAG AATGACCTTGAAAAGCTCTCGAGAAGTCCTCCTTCAGTAAGATTCCCAAAGCTAGGAGATGTCATAAGTATCCATCCTTTGTTTTTAAACCTTTCTCCTGCTATTCGATATGATCTGGAACGCTCCTCGAAGGTCATATTGAAGACACCAGGTTGTACACTCTACACGAAGGGTTCCAAGCTGACGAGTGTCTGGCTGATAGGAAATGGATCAGTTACG TCGAAAAGGAGCCCGTTTCCTTTTCATTGTCCTGTGGATTCAACATATGCTCGAGGAAGTATTTTAGGTCTATATGAGGCTCTTGTCGGAAAGCCATATTTGTGTGATATGGTGACAAATTCTGTGGCTCTCTGCATCAAAATTAAGCTGGAGTCAATCATTTCACTACTGGCCCAGGGCAATGGAGTGGAAGAATTGTTATGGAAG GAGTGCACCATTGCTGTTGCTAAGCTCTTGGCGCCTGATATGTTCAAGAAATTCTCAATGCAAGAAGTAAGAGGTATTGTTGATGAAAGATCGGTCATGAATACTTTCTCAAGTCAAGAAATAATAGAAACTTCTCATCATTCCATCAACTTCCTGTTAAGCGGTTGCTTGAGAGATCAAACTACCGAGCAACTAATTGAATGCCCAGCAATATTGCCATGTTCCATTTTGAATGAAAGCGTCCCTTATGCCCGTGCCAACGTAATGG GTGAGAGTTCTGGATCATATTCAAAGTACAAAGTTGTAAAAGAAGCAAGGATAGTTCGTGTAGACAACATTTCAGCATAA
- the LOC107766293 gene encoding sodium/hydrogen exchanger 7-like isoform X4 — protein MAQMLLLAGPGVLISTVLIGAAVKLAFPYDWNWKTSLLLGAILSATDPVAVVALLKDLGASKKLSTIVEGESMMNDGAAIVVYQLFYRMVLGKSFGWVAVLEYLAQGSLGAVIIGLVFGMASLFWLRFVYNDTLIDFSLALTVSYIAYYTAQEQAEASGILTLVALGMVFAMSKDTHTAGGKQSLHEFWEMIAYIANTLIFILSGVIIAQSIFSIRNFDDNTGRSWGYIFLIYIILQVSRAIVVFVFYPALRYFGYGLNWKEATIVIWSGLRGAVGLALSLSVKSASGDPKYLSAETGAMFVFLTGGSVLLTLIINGSTAQLLLSLFGMDALSKSEETMVNYAKHQLLRKAEEFSRICSGRDNPFDWITVGGYATCIKDVCEDTIWPPCTTNNSYLDIDDMKTMRVCFLKATREAYWSTFNEGRTTESTISVLMESVDEAIDLATQGLHDWNYISTRLKFPGYCKFFTNVCPPRLTRWFVLKKLQDSCHICSAFIHAHRIARQLLLDYTGDNGNAAIVIAESEAEELEARKFLESVKNSMPEILHQAESRQVTFSMLKCLDECLNDMEKEGILTEKVVLHIHDLLQNDLEKLSRSPPSVRFPKLGDVISIHPLFLNLSPAIRYDLERSSKVILKTPGCTLYTKGSKLTSVWLIGNGSVTSKRSPFPFHCPVDSTYARGSILGLYEALVGKPYLCDMVTNSVALCIKIKLESIISLLAQGNGVEELLWKECTIAVAKLLAPDMFKKFSMQEVRGIVDERSVMNTFSSQEIIETSHHSINFLLSGCLRDQTTEQLIECPAILPCSILNESVPYARANVMGESSGSYSKYKVVKEARIVRVDNISA, from the exons ATGGCACAAATGCTTTTGCTTGCTGGTCCTGGTGTACTGATTTCAACTGTTCTGATCGGTGCTGCTGTGAAG CTTGCTTTTCCATATGACTGGAATTGGAAAACATCATTATTGTTGGGGGCAATTCTTAGTGCTACTGATCCTGTGGCTGTTGTCGCGCTGCTTAAAGATCTGGGAGCTAGTAAAAAGTTGAGCACAATTGTTGAAGGAGAATCTATGATGAATGATGG GGCAGCTATTGTGGTTTACCAGCTTTTCTATCGAATGGTTCTTGGGAAAAGCTTTGGCTGGGTTGCAGTGCTGGAATATCTTGCACAAGGCTCACTTGGAGC TGTCATCATCGGACTTGTGTTTGGAATGGCATCTCTTTTCTGGCTTCGGTTTGTATACAATGATACATTGATAGACTTTTCATTGGCTCTTACCGTGAGCTACATTGCTTACTACACA GCTCAAGAGCAAGCTGAAGCTTCTGGTATCTTGACTCTTGTAGCACTTGGGAT GGTTTTCGCAATGTCAAAGGATACCCATACAGCTGGTGGAAAGCAGAGCTTGCATGAGTTTTG GGAAATGATTGCCTAcattgcgaatactttaatattcatCTTGAG CGGAGTTATCATAGCTCAAAGCATCTTCAGTATCAGAAATTTCGACGACAATACAG GGAGATCTTGGGGCTATATCTTTCTTATCTACATCATTCTTCAAGTATCTCGAGCCATCGTTGTTTTTGTGTTTTACCCTGCCCTTCGCTACTTTGGTTATGGTTTGAATTGGAAAGAAGCTACCATTGTCATATGGTCTGGTTTGAGAGGAGCTGTCGGTTTGGCACTCTCCTTATCTGTTAAA AGTGCTAGTGGCGATCCAAAGTATCTCAGTGCAGAAACTGGAGCTATG TTTGTTTTCCTTACTGGTGGAAGTGTGTTACTGACACTCATTATCAATGGATCTACTGCACAATTACTTCTAAGTCTCTTTGGTATGGACGCTCTATCAAAAAGTGAG GAAACCATGGTCAATTATGCAAAACATCAACTATTGAGAAAGGCTGAAGAGTTTTCTAGAATCTGTAGTGGACGCGATAATCCTTTCGATTGGATCACTGTTGGAGGTTATGCCACATGCATAAAGGATGTCTGTGAAGACACAATTTGGCCTCCCTGTACCACCAACAATAGCTATCTAGATATAGATGATATGAAGACTATGAGAGTATGCTTTCTGAAAG CTACTCGTGAGGCGTACTGGTCAACATTCAATGAGGGGAGGACAACTGAATCCACTATCAGTGTTTTGATGGAATCAGTGGATGAGGCAATTGATCTGGCTACTCAGGGATTGCATGACTGGAATTATATTTCTACTCGCCTCAAGTTTCCGGGATATTGTAAATTTTTCACAAATGTTTGTCCTCCGAGGCTAACAAGGTGGTTTGTGCTAAAGAAATTACAGGATAGTTGTCATATATGCTCTGCATTTATCCATGCTCACAGAATCGCAAGACAGCTTCTTCTTGACTATACTG GTGACAATGGAAATGCTGCAATTGTTATTGCTGAAAGTGAAGCCGAAGAACTAGAAGCAAGGAAGTTTCTAGAATCTGTCAAGAATTCAATGCCTGAG ATCTTACATCAAGCGGAATCAAGGCAAGTTACATTTTCAATGCTGAAGTGTCTGGATGAATGTCTCAATGATATGGAGAAAGAAGGGATTTTAACTGAGAAAGTTGTGCTGCATATACATGATTTGCTTCAG AATGACCTTGAAAAGCTCTCGAGAAGTCCTCCTTCAGTAAGATTCCCAAAGCTAGGAGATGTCATAAGTATCCATCCTTTGTTTTTAAACCTTTCTCCTGCTATTCGATATGATCTGGAACGCTCCTCGAAGGTCATATTGAAGACACCAGGTTGTACACTCTACACGAAGGGTTCCAAGCTGACGAGTGTCTGGCTGATAGGAAATGGATCAGTTACG TCGAAAAGGAGCCCGTTTCCTTTTCATTGTCCTGTGGATTCAACATATGCTCGAGGAAGTATTTTAGGTCTATATGAGGCTCTTGTCGGAAAGCCATATTTGTGTGATATGGTGACAAATTCTGTGGCTCTCTGCATCAAAATTAAGCTGGAGTCAATCATTTCACTACTGGCCCAGGGCAATGGAGTGGAAGAATTGTTATGGAAG GAGTGCACCATTGCTGTTGCTAAGCTCTTGGCGCCTGATATGTTCAAGAAATTCTCAATGCAAGAAGTAAGAGGTATTGTTGATGAAAGATCGGTCATGAATACTTTCTCAAGTCAAGAAATAATAGAAACTTCTCATCATTCCATCAACTTCCTGTTAAGCGGTTGCTTGAGAGATCAAACTACCGAGCAACTAATTGAATGCCCAGCAATATTGCCATGTTCCATTTTGAATGAAAGCGTCCCTTATGCCCGTGCCAACGTAATGG GTGAGAGTTCTGGATCATATTCAAAGTACAAAGTTGTAAAAGAAGCAAGGATAGTTCGTGTAGACAACATTTCAGCATAA